In Xiphophorus maculatus strain JP 163 A chromosome 2, X_maculatus-5.0-male, whole genome shotgun sequence, one genomic interval encodes:
- the LOC102218001 gene encoding ras and EF-hand domain-containing protein-like isoform X3, with protein sequence MHKPNKPQLLQELGGGPPTPTPGPTRVFVGGQSVYLSQTPLNLRRLFSACDVNKSGRIEYEDFTVVCRELSVPNTEVQTLFDKFGACEDGYIDYSRFSSRFQEVSETLNLASFGAGAAPTPWEEFVARIDEEFVLSESLREQLANLYQAIHSSANTTLLQPYEDTIHSLVSLSLENKLVSEQLETSLKRAEELNTSRLAELEDDIQQHLAQAEERARDEVSAERKKMEGIIATMQRKYNDEIADLHATADQLLMESSELNHAKDEVIKLNKQISDLLQEKEQLRSSLVQNQTNMAVLHSELDKLKNMFGEQKAQHERETEVLKKMVTEYQSYSNHIQILQEMNKKLYDSNDGLRSALASQTVAAKRRLSPQDEIPARRMKPIRQSTLNHGRSKQNPSIFRVSTWADRYLDSGLPMDTVESSASDYDTDDSMSSVETVHHSYSFIPSDIEISEVRAEAAVSVAPSQTSSIASSLRKRLSAFPTKQLGDNITVTEGPSPVYRVVLAGDAGAGKSSFLLRLTLNEFRADIQTTLGIDFQMKKMQVDGEMMSLQIWDTAGQERFRSIAKSFFRKAHGVLLLYDVTSEKSFLNVREWIDQIQESTDEKIPFCIVGNKVDLREQLPEGSCVCSSHGEKLAKAYGAMFCETSAKEGTNIVEAVLHLAREIKKNGKLRWESESQIILNETLPKKVVKGCCGL encoded by the exons ATGCATAAGCCTAACAAAcctcagctgctgcaggaacTGGGAGGCGGCCCGCCCACACCGACACCTGGACCAACCCGTGTCTTCGTAGGAGGACAGAGCGTTTATTTGTCTCAGACGCCGCTGAA TCTTAGAAGGCTGTTTTCCGCTTGCGATGTAAACAAGTCCGGAAGGATCGAGTATGAGGACTTCACAGTGGTCTGCAGGGAGCTCAGCGTCCCGAACACTGAGGTCCAAACTCTGTTCGATAAGTTCGGAGCTTGTGAGGACGGCTACATCGACTACAGCCGGTTTTCCTCCAGGTTTCAAGAGGTTTCAGAGACTCTCAACTTGGCGTCATTTGGCGCAGGAGCAGCTCCGACTCCGTGGGAAGAGTTTGTGGCCAGGATAGATGAGGAGTTTGTCCTCTCTGAAAG TCTCAGGGAGCAGCTGGCTAACCTTTACCAGGCCATTCACTCCTCTGCAAACACAACTCTTCTGCAGCCGTATGAGGACACCATCCACTCCCTTGTCAGTCTAAGCCTGGAAAACAAACTAGTGAGTGAACAGTTGGAGACCAGTTTGAAGAG AGCTGAAGAGTTAAATACCAGTCGGCTGGCAGAGCTGGAGGACGACATTCAGCAACATTTAGCCCAAGCAGAGGAGCGGGCCAGAGACGAGGTGAGTGCT GAGCGAAAGAAAATGGAAGGAATCATAGCAACCATGCAGAGGAAATACAACGATGAGATTGCAGATCTGCATGCAACAGCTGATCAACTGTTAATG GAGAGCTCTGAACTAAACCACGCAAAAGATGAGGTGATCAAACTGAACAAACAGATCAGTGATCTCTTACAG GAAAAGGAGCAGTTGCGAAGTTCTCTGGTGCAAAACCAGACAAACATGGCTGTACTCCACTCTGAACTGGACAAGCTGAAGAACATGTTTGGAGAGCAAAAAGCCCAGCATGAAAg agaaacagaagTATTAAAAAAGATGGTGACAGAATATCAGTCGTACTCTAATCACATTCAGATCCTCCA GGAAATGAACAAGAAGCTTTATGACAGTAATGATGGACTGCGCTCAGCTTTAGCCAGTCAAACGGTTGCAGCTAAAAGGAGG CTGTCTCCTCAAGACGAAATCCCTGCCAGGAGAATGAAACCTATTCGACAGAGCACACTCAATCATGGCAG aTCCAAGCAGAACCCCAGCATCTTCCGCGTGTCCACCTGGGCTGACCGGTATCTGGACAGCGGCTTGCCAATGGACACGGTTGAGAGCTCAGCCAGTGACTATGATACTGACGACAGCATGAGTTCTGTGGAAACTGTGCACCACAGCTACTCGTTCATCCCGTCAGACATAGAG ATATCAGAGGTTAGGGCCGAGGCTGCGGTCTCTGTAGCTCCCAGCCAAACCAGCTCCATTGCTTCATCCCTGCGAAAACGCTTGTCTGCCTTTCCCACCAAG CAGTTAGGGGACAACATCACAGTGACAGAAGGACCTTCACCAGTGTACCGTGTTGTTTTAGCAGGAGATGCAGGAGCTGGAAAGTCCAGTTTTCTGTTGCGGTTGACACTCAATGAATTTAGAGCAGACATTCAGACAACGTTGG GTATTGATTTCCAGATGAAGAAGATGCAGGTGGACGGAGAGATGATGAGTCTGCAGATATGGGACACGGCCGGTCAGGAAAG GTTCCGTAGCATTGCCAAGTCCTTTTTCCGTAAAGCTCATGGAGTCCTGCTGCTTTATGATGTTACCTCAGAAAAGAGCTTTCTGAACGTCAGAGAGTGGATAGATCAAATTCAG gaatccACAGATGAAAAAATTCCCTTTTGTATTGTCGGAAACAAGGTGGACCTCCGGGAGCAACTTCCTGAAGGAAGCTGCGTTTGCAGCTCACATGGAGAAAAGCTGGCCAAG GCGTACGGCGCCATGTTCTGTGAAACGAGTGCCAAGGAAGGAACCAACATTGTCGAAGCTGTGCTTCATCTAGCACG agaaataaagaaaaatggcaaattGAGGTGGGAGTCAGAATCTCAGATCATATTGAATGAAACTCTCCCAAAGAAGGTTGTTAAAGGTTGCTGTGGACTGTAA
- the LOC102218001 gene encoding ras and EF-hand domain-containing protein-like isoform X1, giving the protein MHKPNKPQLLQELGGGPPTPTPGPTRVFVGGQSVYLSQTPLNLRRLFSACDVNKSGRIEYEDFTVVCRELSVPNTEVQTLFDKFGACEDGYIDYSRFSSRFQEVSETLNLASFGAGAAPTPWEEFVARIDEEFVLSESLREQLANLYQAIHSSANTTLLQPYEDTIHSLVSLSLENKLVSEQLETSLKRAEELNTSRLAELEDDIQQHLAQAEERARDEVSAERKKMEGIIATMQRKYNDEIADLHATADQLLMNQESSELNHAKDEVIKLNKQISDLLQEKEQLRSSLVQNQTNMAVLHSELDKLKNMFGEQKAQHERETEVLKKMVTEYQSYSNHIQILQEMNKKLYDSNDGLRSALASQTVAAKRRLSPQDEIPARRMKPIRQSTLNHGRSKQNPSIFRVSTWADRYLDSGLPMDTVESSASDYDTDDSMSSVETVHHSYSFIPSDIEISEVRAEAAVSVAPSQTSSIASSLRKRLSAFPTKQLGDNITVTEGPSPVYRVVLAGDAGAGKSSFLLRLTLNEFRADIQTTLGIDFQMKKMQVDGEMMSLQIWDTAGQERFRSIAKSFFRKAHGVLLLYDVTSEKSFLNVREWIDQIQESTDEKIPFCIVGNKVDLREQLPEGSCVCSSHGEKLAKAYGAMFCETSAKEGTNIVEAVLHLAREIKKNGKLRWESESQIILNETLPKKVVKGCCGL; this is encoded by the exons ATGCATAAGCCTAACAAAcctcagctgctgcaggaacTGGGAGGCGGCCCGCCCACACCGACACCTGGACCAACCCGTGTCTTCGTAGGAGGACAGAGCGTTTATTTGTCTCAGACGCCGCTGAA TCTTAGAAGGCTGTTTTCCGCTTGCGATGTAAACAAGTCCGGAAGGATCGAGTATGAGGACTTCACAGTGGTCTGCAGGGAGCTCAGCGTCCCGAACACTGAGGTCCAAACTCTGTTCGATAAGTTCGGAGCTTGTGAGGACGGCTACATCGACTACAGCCGGTTTTCCTCCAGGTTTCAAGAGGTTTCAGAGACTCTCAACTTGGCGTCATTTGGCGCAGGAGCAGCTCCGACTCCGTGGGAAGAGTTTGTGGCCAGGATAGATGAGGAGTTTGTCCTCTCTGAAAG TCTCAGGGAGCAGCTGGCTAACCTTTACCAGGCCATTCACTCCTCTGCAAACACAACTCTTCTGCAGCCGTATGAGGACACCATCCACTCCCTTGTCAGTCTAAGCCTGGAAAACAAACTAGTGAGTGAACAGTTGGAGACCAGTTTGAAGAG AGCTGAAGAGTTAAATACCAGTCGGCTGGCAGAGCTGGAGGACGACATTCAGCAACATTTAGCCCAAGCAGAGGAGCGGGCCAGAGACGAGGTGAGTGCT GAGCGAAAGAAAATGGAAGGAATCATAGCAACCATGCAGAGGAAATACAACGATGAGATTGCAGATCTGCATGCAACAGCTGATCAACTGTTAATG AACCAGGAGAGCTCTGAACTAAACCACGCAAAAGATGAGGTGATCAAACTGAACAAACAGATCAGTGATCTCTTACAG GAAAAGGAGCAGTTGCGAAGTTCTCTGGTGCAAAACCAGACAAACATGGCTGTACTCCACTCTGAACTGGACAAGCTGAAGAACATGTTTGGAGAGCAAAAAGCCCAGCATGAAAg agaaacagaagTATTAAAAAAGATGGTGACAGAATATCAGTCGTACTCTAATCACATTCAGATCCTCCA GGAAATGAACAAGAAGCTTTATGACAGTAATGATGGACTGCGCTCAGCTTTAGCCAGTCAAACGGTTGCAGCTAAAAGGAGG CTGTCTCCTCAAGACGAAATCCCTGCCAGGAGAATGAAACCTATTCGACAGAGCACACTCAATCATGGCAG aTCCAAGCAGAACCCCAGCATCTTCCGCGTGTCCACCTGGGCTGACCGGTATCTGGACAGCGGCTTGCCAATGGACACGGTTGAGAGCTCAGCCAGTGACTATGATACTGACGACAGCATGAGTTCTGTGGAAACTGTGCACCACAGCTACTCGTTCATCCCGTCAGACATAGAG ATATCAGAGGTTAGGGCCGAGGCTGCGGTCTCTGTAGCTCCCAGCCAAACCAGCTCCATTGCTTCATCCCTGCGAAAACGCTTGTCTGCCTTTCCCACCAAG CAGTTAGGGGACAACATCACAGTGACAGAAGGACCTTCACCAGTGTACCGTGTTGTTTTAGCAGGAGATGCAGGAGCTGGAAAGTCCAGTTTTCTGTTGCGGTTGACACTCAATGAATTTAGAGCAGACATTCAGACAACGTTGG GTATTGATTTCCAGATGAAGAAGATGCAGGTGGACGGAGAGATGATGAGTCTGCAGATATGGGACACGGCCGGTCAGGAAAG GTTCCGTAGCATTGCCAAGTCCTTTTTCCGTAAAGCTCATGGAGTCCTGCTGCTTTATGATGTTACCTCAGAAAAGAGCTTTCTGAACGTCAGAGAGTGGATAGATCAAATTCAG gaatccACAGATGAAAAAATTCCCTTTTGTATTGTCGGAAACAAGGTGGACCTCCGGGAGCAACTTCCTGAAGGAAGCTGCGTTTGCAGCTCACATGGAGAAAAGCTGGCCAAG GCGTACGGCGCCATGTTCTGTGAAACGAGTGCCAAGGAAGGAACCAACATTGTCGAAGCTGTGCTTCATCTAGCACG agaaataaagaaaaatggcaaattGAGGTGGGAGTCAGAATCTCAGATCATATTGAATGAAACTCTCCCAAAGAAGGTTGTTAAAGGTTGCTGTGGACTGTAA
- the LOC102218001 gene encoding ras and EF-hand domain-containing protein-like isoform X2, with translation MHKPNKPQLLQELGGGPPTPTPGPTRVFVGGQSVYLSQTPLNLRRLFSACDVNKSGRIEYEDFTVVCRELSVPNTEVQTLFDKFGACEDGYIDYSRFSSRFQEVSETLNLASFGAGAAPTPWEEFVARIDEEFVLSESLREQLANLYQAIHSSANTTLLQPYEDTIHSLVSLSLENKLVSEQLETSLKRAEELNTSRLAELEDDIQQHLAQAEERARDEVSAERKKMEGIIATMQRKYNDEIADLHATADQLLMNQESSELNHAKDEVIKLNKQISDLLQEKEQLRSSLVQNQTNMAVLHSELDKLKNMFGEQKAQHERETEVLKKMVTEYQSYSNHIQILQEMNKKLYDSNDGLRSALASQTVAAKRRLSPQDEIPARRMKPIRQSTLNHGRSKQNPSIFRVSTWADRYLDSGLPMDTVESSASDYDTDDSMSSVETVHHSYSFIPSDIEISEVRAEAAVSVAPSQTSSIASSLRKRLSAFPTKLGDNITVTEGPSPVYRVVLAGDAGAGKSSFLLRLTLNEFRADIQTTLGIDFQMKKMQVDGEMMSLQIWDTAGQERFRSIAKSFFRKAHGVLLLYDVTSEKSFLNVREWIDQIQESTDEKIPFCIVGNKVDLREQLPEGSCVCSSHGEKLAKAYGAMFCETSAKEGTNIVEAVLHLAREIKKNGKLRWESESQIILNETLPKKVVKGCCGL, from the exons ATGCATAAGCCTAACAAAcctcagctgctgcaggaacTGGGAGGCGGCCCGCCCACACCGACACCTGGACCAACCCGTGTCTTCGTAGGAGGACAGAGCGTTTATTTGTCTCAGACGCCGCTGAA TCTTAGAAGGCTGTTTTCCGCTTGCGATGTAAACAAGTCCGGAAGGATCGAGTATGAGGACTTCACAGTGGTCTGCAGGGAGCTCAGCGTCCCGAACACTGAGGTCCAAACTCTGTTCGATAAGTTCGGAGCTTGTGAGGACGGCTACATCGACTACAGCCGGTTTTCCTCCAGGTTTCAAGAGGTTTCAGAGACTCTCAACTTGGCGTCATTTGGCGCAGGAGCAGCTCCGACTCCGTGGGAAGAGTTTGTGGCCAGGATAGATGAGGAGTTTGTCCTCTCTGAAAG TCTCAGGGAGCAGCTGGCTAACCTTTACCAGGCCATTCACTCCTCTGCAAACACAACTCTTCTGCAGCCGTATGAGGACACCATCCACTCCCTTGTCAGTCTAAGCCTGGAAAACAAACTAGTGAGTGAACAGTTGGAGACCAGTTTGAAGAG AGCTGAAGAGTTAAATACCAGTCGGCTGGCAGAGCTGGAGGACGACATTCAGCAACATTTAGCCCAAGCAGAGGAGCGGGCCAGAGACGAGGTGAGTGCT GAGCGAAAGAAAATGGAAGGAATCATAGCAACCATGCAGAGGAAATACAACGATGAGATTGCAGATCTGCATGCAACAGCTGATCAACTGTTAATG AACCAGGAGAGCTCTGAACTAAACCACGCAAAAGATGAGGTGATCAAACTGAACAAACAGATCAGTGATCTCTTACAG GAAAAGGAGCAGTTGCGAAGTTCTCTGGTGCAAAACCAGACAAACATGGCTGTACTCCACTCTGAACTGGACAAGCTGAAGAACATGTTTGGAGAGCAAAAAGCCCAGCATGAAAg agaaacagaagTATTAAAAAAGATGGTGACAGAATATCAGTCGTACTCTAATCACATTCAGATCCTCCA GGAAATGAACAAGAAGCTTTATGACAGTAATGATGGACTGCGCTCAGCTTTAGCCAGTCAAACGGTTGCAGCTAAAAGGAGG CTGTCTCCTCAAGACGAAATCCCTGCCAGGAGAATGAAACCTATTCGACAGAGCACACTCAATCATGGCAG aTCCAAGCAGAACCCCAGCATCTTCCGCGTGTCCACCTGGGCTGACCGGTATCTGGACAGCGGCTTGCCAATGGACACGGTTGAGAGCTCAGCCAGTGACTATGATACTGACGACAGCATGAGTTCTGTGGAAACTGTGCACCACAGCTACTCGTTCATCCCGTCAGACATAGAG ATATCAGAGGTTAGGGCCGAGGCTGCGGTCTCTGTAGCTCCCAGCCAAACCAGCTCCATTGCTTCATCCCTGCGAAAACGCTTGTCTGCCTTTCCCACCAAG TTAGGGGACAACATCACAGTGACAGAAGGACCTTCACCAGTGTACCGTGTTGTTTTAGCAGGAGATGCAGGAGCTGGAAAGTCCAGTTTTCTGTTGCGGTTGACACTCAATGAATTTAGAGCAGACATTCAGACAACGTTGG GTATTGATTTCCAGATGAAGAAGATGCAGGTGGACGGAGAGATGATGAGTCTGCAGATATGGGACACGGCCGGTCAGGAAAG GTTCCGTAGCATTGCCAAGTCCTTTTTCCGTAAAGCTCATGGAGTCCTGCTGCTTTATGATGTTACCTCAGAAAAGAGCTTTCTGAACGTCAGAGAGTGGATAGATCAAATTCAG gaatccACAGATGAAAAAATTCCCTTTTGTATTGTCGGAAACAAGGTGGACCTCCGGGAGCAACTTCCTGAAGGAAGCTGCGTTTGCAGCTCACATGGAGAAAAGCTGGCCAAG GCGTACGGCGCCATGTTCTGTGAAACGAGTGCCAAGGAAGGAACCAACATTGTCGAAGCTGTGCTTCATCTAGCACG agaaataaagaaaaatggcaaattGAGGTGGGAGTCAGAATCTCAGATCATATTGAATGAAACTCTCCCAAAGAAGGTTGTTAAAGGTTGCTGTGGACTGTAA
- the LOC102218001 gene encoding ras and EF-hand domain-containing protein-like isoform X4 produces the protein MHKPNKPQLLQELGGGPPTPTPGPTRVFVGGQSVYLSQTPLNLRRLFSACDVNKSGRIEYEDFTVVCRELSVPNTEVQTLFDKFGACEDGYIDYSRFSSRFQEVSETLNLASFGAGAAPTPWEEFVARIDEEFVLSESLREQLANLYQAIHSSANTTLLQPYEDTIHSLVSLSLENKLVSEQLETSLKRAEELNTSRLAELEDDIQQHLAQAEERARDEERKKMEGIIATMQRKYNDEIADLHATADQLLMNQESSELNHAKDEVIKLNKQISDLLQEKEQLRSSLVQNQTNMAVLHSELDKLKNMFGEQKAQHERETEVLKKMVTEYQSYSNHIQILQEMNKKLYDSNDGLRSALASQTVAAKRRLSPQDEIPARRMKPIRQSTLNHGRSKQNPSIFRVSTWADRYLDSGLPMDTVESSASDYDTDDSMSSVETVHHSYSFIPSDIEISEVRAEAAVSVAPSQTSSIASSLRKRLSAFPTKQLGDNITVTEGPSPVYRVVLAGDAGAGKSSFLLRLTLNEFRADIQTTLGIDFQMKKMQVDGEMMSLQIWDTAGQERFRSIAKSFFRKAHGVLLLYDVTSEKSFLNVREWIDQIQESTDEKIPFCIVGNKVDLREQLPEGSCVCSSHGEKLAKAYGAMFCETSAKEGTNIVEAVLHLAREIKKNGKLRWESESQIILNETLPKKVVKGCCGL, from the exons ATGCATAAGCCTAACAAAcctcagctgctgcaggaacTGGGAGGCGGCCCGCCCACACCGACACCTGGACCAACCCGTGTCTTCGTAGGAGGACAGAGCGTTTATTTGTCTCAGACGCCGCTGAA TCTTAGAAGGCTGTTTTCCGCTTGCGATGTAAACAAGTCCGGAAGGATCGAGTATGAGGACTTCACAGTGGTCTGCAGGGAGCTCAGCGTCCCGAACACTGAGGTCCAAACTCTGTTCGATAAGTTCGGAGCTTGTGAGGACGGCTACATCGACTACAGCCGGTTTTCCTCCAGGTTTCAAGAGGTTTCAGAGACTCTCAACTTGGCGTCATTTGGCGCAGGAGCAGCTCCGACTCCGTGGGAAGAGTTTGTGGCCAGGATAGATGAGGAGTTTGTCCTCTCTGAAAG TCTCAGGGAGCAGCTGGCTAACCTTTACCAGGCCATTCACTCCTCTGCAAACACAACTCTTCTGCAGCCGTATGAGGACACCATCCACTCCCTTGTCAGTCTAAGCCTGGAAAACAAACTAGTGAGTGAACAGTTGGAGACCAGTTTGAAGAG AGCTGAAGAGTTAAATACCAGTCGGCTGGCAGAGCTGGAGGACGACATTCAGCAACATTTAGCCCAAGCAGAGGAGCGGGCCAGAGACGAG GAGCGAAAGAAAATGGAAGGAATCATAGCAACCATGCAGAGGAAATACAACGATGAGATTGCAGATCTGCATGCAACAGCTGATCAACTGTTAATG AACCAGGAGAGCTCTGAACTAAACCACGCAAAAGATGAGGTGATCAAACTGAACAAACAGATCAGTGATCTCTTACAG GAAAAGGAGCAGTTGCGAAGTTCTCTGGTGCAAAACCAGACAAACATGGCTGTACTCCACTCTGAACTGGACAAGCTGAAGAACATGTTTGGAGAGCAAAAAGCCCAGCATGAAAg agaaacagaagTATTAAAAAAGATGGTGACAGAATATCAGTCGTACTCTAATCACATTCAGATCCTCCA GGAAATGAACAAGAAGCTTTATGACAGTAATGATGGACTGCGCTCAGCTTTAGCCAGTCAAACGGTTGCAGCTAAAAGGAGG CTGTCTCCTCAAGACGAAATCCCTGCCAGGAGAATGAAACCTATTCGACAGAGCACACTCAATCATGGCAG aTCCAAGCAGAACCCCAGCATCTTCCGCGTGTCCACCTGGGCTGACCGGTATCTGGACAGCGGCTTGCCAATGGACACGGTTGAGAGCTCAGCCAGTGACTATGATACTGACGACAGCATGAGTTCTGTGGAAACTGTGCACCACAGCTACTCGTTCATCCCGTCAGACATAGAG ATATCAGAGGTTAGGGCCGAGGCTGCGGTCTCTGTAGCTCCCAGCCAAACCAGCTCCATTGCTTCATCCCTGCGAAAACGCTTGTCTGCCTTTCCCACCAAG CAGTTAGGGGACAACATCACAGTGACAGAAGGACCTTCACCAGTGTACCGTGTTGTTTTAGCAGGAGATGCAGGAGCTGGAAAGTCCAGTTTTCTGTTGCGGTTGACACTCAATGAATTTAGAGCAGACATTCAGACAACGTTGG GTATTGATTTCCAGATGAAGAAGATGCAGGTGGACGGAGAGATGATGAGTCTGCAGATATGGGACACGGCCGGTCAGGAAAG GTTCCGTAGCATTGCCAAGTCCTTTTTCCGTAAAGCTCATGGAGTCCTGCTGCTTTATGATGTTACCTCAGAAAAGAGCTTTCTGAACGTCAGAGAGTGGATAGATCAAATTCAG gaatccACAGATGAAAAAATTCCCTTTTGTATTGTCGGAAACAAGGTGGACCTCCGGGAGCAACTTCCTGAAGGAAGCTGCGTTTGCAGCTCACATGGAGAAAAGCTGGCCAAG GCGTACGGCGCCATGTTCTGTGAAACGAGTGCCAAGGAAGGAACCAACATTGTCGAAGCTGTGCTTCATCTAGCACG agaaataaagaaaaatggcaaattGAGGTGGGAGTCAGAATCTCAGATCATATTGAATGAAACTCTCCCAAAGAAGGTTGTTAAAGGTTGCTGTGGACTGTAA
- the LOC102218001 gene encoding ras and EF-hand domain-containing protein-like isoform X5 — MNRPSLRRLFSACDVNKSGRIEYEDFTVVCRELSVPNTEVQTLFDKFGACEDGYIDYSRFSSRFQEVSETLNLASFGAGAAPTPWEEFVARIDEEFVLSESLREQLANLYQAIHSSANTTLLQPYEDTIHSLVSLSLENKLVSEQLETSLKRAEELNTSRLAELEDDIQQHLAQAEERARDEVSAERKKMEGIIATMQRKYNDEIADLHATADQLLMNQESSELNHAKDEVIKLNKQISDLLQEKEQLRSSLVQNQTNMAVLHSELDKLKNMFGEQKAQHERETEVLKKMVTEYQSYSNHIQILQEMNKKLYDSNDGLRSALASQTVAAKRRLSPQDEIPARRMKPIRQSTLNHGRSKQNPSIFRVSTWADRYLDSGLPMDTVESSASDYDTDDSMSSVETVHHSYSFIPSDIEISEVRAEAAVSVAPSQTSSIASSLRKRLSAFPTKQLGDNITVTEGPSPVYRVVLAGDAGAGKSSFLLRLTLNEFRADIQTTLGIDFQMKKMQVDGEMMSLQIWDTAGQERFRSIAKSFFRKAHGVLLLYDVTSEKSFLNVREWIDQIQESTDEKIPFCIVGNKVDLREQLPEGSCVCSSHGEKLAKAYGAMFCETSAKEGTNIVEAVLHLAREIKKNGKLRWESESQIILNETLPKKVVKGCCGL; from the exons atgaacCGACCCAGTCTTAGAAGGCTGTTTTCCGCTTGCGATGTAAACAAGTCCGGAAGGATCGAGTATGAGGACTTCACAGTGGTCTGCAGGGAGCTCAGCGTCCCGAACACTGAGGTCCAAACTCTGTTCGATAAGTTCGGAGCTTGTGAGGACGGCTACATCGACTACAGCCGGTTTTCCTCCAGGTTTCAAGAGGTTTCAGAGACTCTCAACTTGGCGTCATTTGGCGCAGGAGCAGCTCCGACTCCGTGGGAAGAGTTTGTGGCCAGGATAGATGAGGAGTTTGTCCTCTCTGAAAG TCTCAGGGAGCAGCTGGCTAACCTTTACCAGGCCATTCACTCCTCTGCAAACACAACTCTTCTGCAGCCGTATGAGGACACCATCCACTCCCTTGTCAGTCTAAGCCTGGAAAACAAACTAGTGAGTGAACAGTTGGAGACCAGTTTGAAGAG AGCTGAAGAGTTAAATACCAGTCGGCTGGCAGAGCTGGAGGACGACATTCAGCAACATTTAGCCCAAGCAGAGGAGCGGGCCAGAGACGAGGTGAGTGCT GAGCGAAAGAAAATGGAAGGAATCATAGCAACCATGCAGAGGAAATACAACGATGAGATTGCAGATCTGCATGCAACAGCTGATCAACTGTTAATG AACCAGGAGAGCTCTGAACTAAACCACGCAAAAGATGAGGTGATCAAACTGAACAAACAGATCAGTGATCTCTTACAG GAAAAGGAGCAGTTGCGAAGTTCTCTGGTGCAAAACCAGACAAACATGGCTGTACTCCACTCTGAACTGGACAAGCTGAAGAACATGTTTGGAGAGCAAAAAGCCCAGCATGAAAg agaaacagaagTATTAAAAAAGATGGTGACAGAATATCAGTCGTACTCTAATCACATTCAGATCCTCCA GGAAATGAACAAGAAGCTTTATGACAGTAATGATGGACTGCGCTCAGCTTTAGCCAGTCAAACGGTTGCAGCTAAAAGGAGG CTGTCTCCTCAAGACGAAATCCCTGCCAGGAGAATGAAACCTATTCGACAGAGCACACTCAATCATGGCAG aTCCAAGCAGAACCCCAGCATCTTCCGCGTGTCCACCTGGGCTGACCGGTATCTGGACAGCGGCTTGCCAATGGACACGGTTGAGAGCTCAGCCAGTGACTATGATACTGACGACAGCATGAGTTCTGTGGAAACTGTGCACCACAGCTACTCGTTCATCCCGTCAGACATAGAG ATATCAGAGGTTAGGGCCGAGGCTGCGGTCTCTGTAGCTCCCAGCCAAACCAGCTCCATTGCTTCATCCCTGCGAAAACGCTTGTCTGCCTTTCCCACCAAG CAGTTAGGGGACAACATCACAGTGACAGAAGGACCTTCACCAGTGTACCGTGTTGTTTTAGCAGGAGATGCAGGAGCTGGAAAGTCCAGTTTTCTGTTGCGGTTGACACTCAATGAATTTAGAGCAGACATTCAGACAACGTTGG GTATTGATTTCCAGATGAAGAAGATGCAGGTGGACGGAGAGATGATGAGTCTGCAGATATGGGACACGGCCGGTCAGGAAAG GTTCCGTAGCATTGCCAAGTCCTTTTTCCGTAAAGCTCATGGAGTCCTGCTGCTTTATGATGTTACCTCAGAAAAGAGCTTTCTGAACGTCAGAGAGTGGATAGATCAAATTCAG gaatccACAGATGAAAAAATTCCCTTTTGTATTGTCGGAAACAAGGTGGACCTCCGGGAGCAACTTCCTGAAGGAAGCTGCGTTTGCAGCTCACATGGAGAAAAGCTGGCCAAG GCGTACGGCGCCATGTTCTGTGAAACGAGTGCCAAGGAAGGAACCAACATTGTCGAAGCTGTGCTTCATCTAGCACG agaaataaagaaaaatggcaaattGAGGTGGGAGTCAGAATCTCAGATCATATTGAATGAAACTCTCCCAAAGAAGGTTGTTAAAGGTTGCTGTGGACTGTAA